One segment of Dolichospermum sp. DET69 DNA contains the following:
- a CDS encoding SUMF1/EgtB/PvdO family nonheme iron enzyme, producing the protein MICCLNPDCSQPINPDDNEFCQSCRTPLIPLLINRFRVLRLLSAEGGFGRTYLAEDSQKLNETCVIKQLAPKQSGTYALKKATELFIEEAKRLQDLGEHPQIPTLFAYFEDNGFLYLVQQFIEGENLLDELAQKGKYKETQIRELLLDLLPSLKFIHERQVIHRDIKLQNIMRRASDGKLVLIDFGASKQLTTTVHTQIGTRIGTHGYSPLEQIQLGEAYPASDLFALGATCFHLLTGVHPLNLWKRNGFSWVNNWRQHLPSPVSQELGKVLDKLLKIEILERYQSADEVIKDLQIPSTGYVPPSTNKNSSSGNSTIIINGKIDRRVFIYGALSLSAVTIPFVGQNLFSGKQNPTSISNNLKTFSFEVVSTNATGNIINRRNESAKYFTEDLGSGVTLEMVEIPGGTFIMGSPENEAGRDSDESPQHQVTVPSFFMGKYELTQAQYQAIVGSNPSRFKSNNRPVERVSWNDAVKFCEKLSQKTGKNYKLPSEAEWEYACRAGTTTPFYFGESITPELVNYNGNYTYASAPKGQYRQQTTDVGSFPPNAFGLYDMHGNVWEWCLDDYINNYSDAPRDGSALTSQSVSIKLLRGGSWTFIPGYCRSASRSDLNLLDDYYYFIGFRVVCSGAART; encoded by the coding sequence ATGATTTGCTGCTTAAACCCAGATTGTTCCCAACCTATCAACCCTGATGATAACGAGTTTTGTCAAAGTTGCAGAACCCCATTGATACCATTATTAATCAATCGCTTTCGAGTATTGCGGTTGCTTTCTGCTGAAGGTGGTTTTGGGAGAACCTATTTAGCGGAAGATAGCCAGAAACTCAATGAAACTTGTGTAATCAAGCAACTTGCACCTAAACAGTCAGGAACTTACGCTTTAAAAAAAGCCACAGAGTTATTTATTGAAGAAGCTAAACGTTTACAAGATTTAGGAGAACACCCGCAAATACCAACGCTGTTTGCTTATTTTGAAGATAATGGGTTTCTCTATTTGGTACAACAGTTTATTGAAGGGGAAAATTTATTAGATGAATTAGCACAAAAGGGAAAATACAAGGAAACCCAAATTCGGGAATTATTACTAGATTTATTACCATCTTTAAAGTTTATTCATGAGCGCCAGGTTATTCATCGGGATATTAAACTACAGAATATCATGCGCCGAGCCAGTGATGGTAAGTTGGTATTAATTGATTTTGGGGCTTCTAAACAATTAACTACCACAGTTCACACCCAAATAGGAACACGAATAGGTACTCATGGTTATAGTCCACTGGAACAAATTCAGCTTGGTGAAGCTTATCCAGCCAGTGATTTATTTGCTTTAGGTGCAACTTGTTTTCATCTTTTAACAGGGGTTCATCCTTTGAATTTATGGAAAAGAAATGGTTTTAGTTGGGTGAATAATTGGCGACAACATTTACCTAGTCCTGTAAGTCAGGAATTAGGTAAAGTTTTAGATAAGTTGTTGAAAATTGAGATTCTAGAACGGTATCAATCTGCGGATGAAGTCATCAAAGATTTACAAATTCCTTCTACCGGTTATGTACCTCCAAGCACAAACAAAAATTCATCTTCGGGAAATTCTACAATTATAATAAATGGTAAAATAGATCGTCGCGTTTTTATCTATGGAGCATTATCTTTAAGTGCTGTAACTATCCCATTTGTGGGACAAAATTTATTTTCTGGGAAGCAAAATCCAACCTCAATTTCAAATAACCTGAAAACCTTTAGTTTTGAAGTGGTCAGCACTAACGCAACCGGAAACATCATTAACCGACGTAATGAAAGTGCAAAATATTTCACAGAAGATTTGGGAAGTGGTGTGACATTGGAAATGGTGGAAATCCCAGGAGGAACATTTATCATGGGTTCACCGGAAAACGAAGCAGGAAGGGATTCAGACGAAAGTCCCCAACATCAAGTTACTGTTCCTAGTTTCTTCATGGGAAAATATGAATTGACACAGGCACAATATCAAGCTATCGTGGGTAGTAACCCTTCTCGATTCAAAAGCAATAATCGCCCAGTTGAACGAGTCAGTTGGAATGATGCAGTTAAATTCTGTGAAAAGTTAAGTCAAAAAACAGGAAAAAACTATAAATTACCCAGTGAAGCTGAATGGGAGTATGCTTGTAGAGCCGGAACTACTACACCATTTTATTTTGGTGAAAGTATTACCCCAGAATTGGTAAACTATAATGGTAATTACACTTATGCTTCTGCACCAAAAGGCCAGTATCGTCAACAAACCACAGATGTAGGTTCTTTTCCCCCTAACGCTTTTGGTTTGTATGATATGCACGGTAATGTGTGGGAGTGGTGTTTGGATGATTATATAAATAATTATAGTGATGCTCCTAGAGACGGTAGTGCTTTGACAAGTCAAAGTGTATCAATCAAGCTGCTGCGCGGTGGTTCGTGGACCTTCATTCCTGGCTATTGCCGTTCTGCTTCTCGCAGCGACCTCAACCTCCTCGACGACTACTACTACTTTATTGGTTTTCGGGTTGTATGTAGTGGTGCGGCGAGGACTTAG
- a CDS encoding UPF0175 family protein has protein sequence MTKVEFTIPIHSVTDTIRKEAENKAKEAYVMTLLKHGEISSGKASQLLGISRLDMIELMSKYDISLFDDSMSLEEFQSEINQARMGLKANNL, from the coding sequence ATGACTAAAGTAGAGTTTACCATTCCCATCCATAGCGTCACAGACACTATCAGAAAAGAAGCAGAAAATAAAGCTAAAGAAGCTTATGTAATGACACTACTAAAACACGGAGAAATTAGTAGTGGTAAAGCTAGTCAATTATTAGGAATTTCTCGATTAGATATGATTGAGTTAATGTCTAAATATGATATATCTCTTTTTGACGATAGTATGAGTTTAGAGGAATTTCAGTCAGAAATCAATCAAGCGAGAATGGGGTTAAAAGCAAATAATTTATGA
- a CDS encoding Rpn family recombination-promoting nuclease/putative transposase, which translates to MSFDNVCKLLAEKYPFDFAKWLLPQAPKTIKVLKTELSIEPIRADFVTFLQTENRILHIEFQTNPQSKPPIPFRELDYSVRLIRTYQVPVTQVVIFLQETNDPIVFTEEYVNETTRHRYRVIRMWEQEPELFLNNLALLPLAPLTQTNSPQGLLSQIANNVAKIADRETKQDIAAYTEILAGLRFEKDFIRQLLSEDIMQESVIYQDILQKGERIGEQRGELKGELKGELKGELKFCLFLLNQRFGEIDSLIVEKVKGLPVEQLENLGAALFNISEVADLVTWLNQQDHQN; encoded by the coding sequence ATGAGTTTTGACAACGTTTGCAAACTATTAGCAGAAAAATATCCCTTTGATTTTGCTAAATGGTTGCTTCCCCAAGCACCAAAAACCATCAAAGTCTTAAAAACCGAATTGAGTATAGAACCAATTCGCGCTGATTTTGTCACCTTCTTACAAACAGAAAATCGGATTTTACATATTGAATTTCAAACCAACCCACAATCTAAACCTCCAATTCCTTTTAGAGAGTTAGACTATTCGGTGAGATTAATCCGTACATATCAAGTTCCTGTAACCCAAGTTGTGATTTTCTTACAAGAAACAAATGATCCAATTGTTTTTACTGAAGAATATGTTAACGAAACAACCAGACACCGTTATCGTGTAATCAGAATGTGGGAACAAGAACCAGAATTATTTCTCAATAATCTGGCATTATTACCGTTAGCACCATTAACACAGACAAACTCACCTCAAGGCTTATTATCCCAGATTGCCAATAATGTTGCTAAAATTGCAGATAGGGAGACTAAACAGGATATTGCAGCTTACACAGAGATTTTAGCAGGTTTGCGGTTTGAGAAAGACTTTATTCGTCAATTGTTAAGTGAGGATATTATGCAAGAATCAGTCATTTATCAGGATATTTTGCAGAAGGGAGAAAGAATTGGAGAACAAAGAGGAGAACTGAAAGGAGAACTGAAAGGAGAACTGAAAGGAGAACTGAAATTTTGCTTATTTTTACTTAATCAACGGTTTGGAGAAATTGACTCTTTAATAGTTGAAAAAGTCAAAGGTTTACCTGTTGAACAGTTAGAAAATTTAGGTGCTGCGTTGTTTAATATTTCTGAAGTTGCTGATTTAGTAACTTGGTTAAATCAACAAGATCATCAGAACTAA
- a CDS encoding TIGR00300 family protein, with product MVSQIRFLMCAPDHYDVDYVINPWMEGNIHKSSRDRAVEQWNKLYHVIKDHAIVDLVAPEKGWPDMVFSANAGLVLGENVVLSRFLHKERQGEEPYFQQWFEQNGFNVYTLPKDLPFEGAGDALLDREGRWLWAGYGFRSELDSHPYLAKWLDIEVISLRLMDERFYHLDTCFCPLANGYLLYYPGAFDSYSNRVIEMRVAPEKRIAIVEADAVNFACNAVNVESIVIMNKASESLKSRLAEVGFQVIETPLTEFLKAGGAAKCLTLRVTEPIGEEIYANASVESRVIRMEGHLLDAGLINRALDLIVEMGGSFQVLKFNLGEQRQSTSAAEVRVSAPSHDVMEEIISQLIDLGAVDLPQDERDSKLEPVIQAGVAPDDFYVSTIYPTEVRVNREWLKVQNQRMDGAIAISQTANGIVAKCKLLRDLEIGDKVVVDVFGIRTVRKAESREQRNSQEFSFMSSGVSSERRVEIVVEQVAWELRKIKDSGGKVVVTAGPVVIHTGGGEHLCRLVREGYVQGLLGGNAIAVHDMEQNILGTSLGVDMKRGVAVRGGHRHHLKIINTVRRFGSIANAVEAGVVKSGVMYECVKNNIPFSLAGSIRDDGPLPDTQMNLILAQQEYSKIIEGADMILMLSSMLHSIGVGNMTPAGVKMVCVDINPAVVTKLSDRGSIESVGVVTDVGLFLSLLTQQLDKLTSPYVANVG from the coding sequence ATGGTTTCCCAAATTCGTTTTTTGATGTGCGCTCCTGACCATTATGATGTGGATTATGTGATTAATCCTTGGATGGAAGGGAATATTCATAAATCCTCCCGCGATCGCGCCGTGGAGCAATGGAATAAATTATACCATGTAATTAAAGATCATGCCATTGTTGATTTAGTTGCCCCTGAAAAAGGCTGGCCTGATATGGTATTCAGTGCTAACGCGGGTTTAGTCCTCGGTGAAAATGTCGTTCTCAGCCGCTTTTTGCATAAGGAACGTCAAGGTGAAGAACCGTATTTTCAACAGTGGTTTGAACAAAATGGTTTTAATGTTTACACTCTTCCCAAAGACCTCCCCTTTGAAGGTGCTGGTGATGCACTCCTAGACCGAGAAGGGCGGTGGTTATGGGCTGGATATGGTTTCCGGTCAGAATTGGATTCTCACCCCTACCTGGCTAAATGGCTGGACATTGAGGTGATTTCCCTACGCTTAATGGATGAGCGGTTTTATCATCTTGATACCTGTTTTTGTCCTTTGGCAAATGGTTATTTGCTGTATTATCCCGGTGCGTTTGATTCTTACTCTAACCGCGTGATTGAAATGCGCGTTGCACCTGAAAAGCGGATTGCTATTGTAGAAGCTGATGCTGTTAACTTTGCTTGTAATGCGGTGAATGTGGAAAGCATCGTGATTATGAACAAAGCCAGTGAAAGTTTAAAATCACGGTTAGCAGAAGTTGGTTTCCAAGTCATTGAAACTCCTTTAACAGAATTTCTCAAAGCTGGTGGTGCGGCTAAATGCTTGACTTTGCGAGTAACAGAACCTATTGGCGAGGAAATTTACGCTAACGCATCTGTAGAAAGTCGTGTCATCCGCATGGAAGGACACTTACTAGATGCAGGTTTGATTAACCGCGCTTTAGATTTGATTGTGGAAATGGGGGGAAGTTTCCAAGTTCTCAAATTCAATTTGGGAGAACAACGTCAAAGTACATCTGCGGCTGAGGTGAGGGTATCTGCACCATCTCACGACGTGATGGAAGAAATCATCTCCCAGTTGATTGATTTGGGTGCGGTTGATTTACCCCAAGATGAACGAGATTCTAAGTTAGAACCTGTGATCCAAGCGGGTGTAGCTCCTGATGATTTCTATGTCAGTACGATTTATCCCACAGAAGTACGGGTAAATAGGGAATGGCTGAAGGTACAGAATCAACGCATGGATGGAGCGATCGCAATTTCTCAAACTGCCAATGGTATAGTAGCAAAATGTAAACTCCTCCGTGATTTAGAAATCGGCGATAAAGTAGTTGTTGATGTCTTTGGTATCCGCACTGTCCGCAAAGCCGAATCACGCGAACAACGCAATTCTCAAGAATTCAGCTTTATGTCTTCCGGTGTTTCCAGCGAAAGACGAGTGGAAATAGTTGTGGAACAAGTGGCTTGGGAATTACGTAAAATTAAGGATAGCGGTGGTAAAGTAGTTGTCACAGCAGGTCCCGTGGTGATTCATACAGGTGGTGGTGAACATCTCTGTCGCTTAGTTCGAGAAGGTTACGTACAGGGTCTTTTGGGCGGAAATGCGATCGCTGTTCATGACATGGAACAAAATATCTTGGGTACATCCCTGGGTGTGGATATGAAGCGGGGTGTAGCTGTGCGGGGTGGCCACCGACATCATTTAAAGATAATTAACACTGTTCGCCGTTTTGGTAGCATTGCTAACGCTGTAGAAGCGGGAGTGGTGAAAAGTGGGGTGATGTATGAATGTGTGAAAAATAACATCCCCTTTTCCCTCGCTGGTTCGATTCGGGATGATGGACCTTTACCCGATACCCAAATGAATTTGATTTTAGCACAACAGGAATATTCTAAAATCATTGAAGGTGCAGATATGATTTTGATGCTGTCTTCTATGCTGCATTCTATCGGGGTGGGGAATATGACTCCTGCGGGTGTGAAGATGGTCTGTGTGGATATTAATCCGGCAGTAGTGACAAAATTGAGCGATCGCGGTTCCATAGAATCTGTAGGTGTGGTGACTGATGTGGGTTTATTCCTCAGTCTGTTAACTCAGCAATTAGATAAGTTGACGAGTCCTTATGTTGCTAATGTAGGATAA
- a CDS encoding antitoxin family protein, whose protein sequence is MFNTLKAVYRNGAFILETACNLPEGSEVELVVQSSSVVLPTSSDLESKQLFLKSLISRMQQNPIPLNAPYFTREMLHERR, encoded by the coding sequence ATGTTCAATACCCTAAAAGCAGTTTATCGCAATGGCGCGTTCATTTTGGAAACAGCCTGTAATCTACCTGAAGGTTCTGAGGTTGAATTAGTCGTCCAATCAAGTTCTGTTGTTTTACCAACCAGTTCAGATTTAGAGAGTAAACAACTTTTTCTCAAATCTCTAATTTCCCGAATGCAGCAAAATCCAATTCCACTAAACGCACCTTATTTTACACGAGAGATGCTGCATGAACGCCGTTGA
- a CDS encoding type II toxin-antitoxin system HicB family antitoxin, translating into MTMRYEINLYWSEQDQSFIAEVPDLPGCAADGETYQKALQNIEIIMQEWIETAQELGRKIPEPTQRLISA; encoded by the coding sequence ATGACTATGCGCTATGAAATTAATCTCTATTGGAGTGAACAAGACCAATCATTTATCGCAGAAGTTCCAGATTTACCGGGATGTGCTGCTGATGGAGAAACTTATCAAAAAGCACTGCAAAATATAGAAATTATTATGCAGGAATGGATAGAAACTGCTCAAGAGTTAGGTCGAAAAATTCCTGAACCTACACAGCGTTTAATATCTGCTTAA
- a CDS encoding type II toxin-antitoxin system HicA family toxin: protein MKLNKFVKCYLNISLGFDARIRGSHHIFTKEGVEEILNLQPKQAKAKAYQVKQVREMLLKYQLGG, encoded by the coding sequence ATCAAGTTAAACAAGTTCGTGAAATGTTACTTAAATATCAGCTTAGGATTTGATGCAAGAATTCGTGGTAGTCACCACATTTTTACAAAAGAAGGAGTTGAAGAAATCTTGAACCTTCAACCCAAACAAGCAAAAGCCAAAGCATATCAAGTTAAACAAGTTCGTGAAATGTTACTTAAATATCAGCTAGGAGGTTAA
- a CDS encoding Uma2 family endonuclease, with amino-acid sequence MDFITLYLPSSIQITDNQFFELCQINELIKIERNADRSLILKTLSGGISSNINAGLTAQLANWNDDKSQGVVFGSDVGFILPNGAIRSPSAAWIKLEKWNNLTEEEKEKFPPICPDFVIELLSPSDSLKTTQKKMKEYIDNGVRLGLLINRKFRQVEIYRPGKDVEVLDSPATVLGEDILKGFVLNLGMI; translated from the coding sequence ATGGATTTTATCACGCTCTATCTACCTTCATCAATTCAAATAACAGATAATCAATTTTTTGAATTATGTCAAATTAATGAGTTAATCAAAATTGAACGTAATGCTGATCGTAGTCTGATATTAAAGACTTTATCGGGTGGTATATCTAGCAATATTAATGCTGGTTTAACTGCTCAATTAGCAAATTGGAACGATGACAAATCACAAGGTGTAGTTTTTGGTTCTGATGTCGGTTTTATTTTACCCAATGGTGCTATTCGTTCTCCTAGTGCTGCTTGGATAAAATTAGAAAAATGGAATAATTTAACAGAGGAAGAAAAGGAAAAGTTTCCTCCTATTTGTCCAGATTTTGTAATTGAGTTACTTTCTCCCAGTGATAGTTTGAAAACTACACAGAAAAAGATGAAAGAATATATAGATAATGGTGTGCGTTTAGGTTTATTAATTAATCGTAAATTTCGTCAAGTAGAAATTTATAGACCAGGTAAGGATGTTGAGGTTTTGGATTCTCCTGCTACGGTTTTGGGGGAAGATATTTTAAAGGGTTTTGTTTTGAATTTAGGGATGATTTGA
- a CDS encoding HigA family addiction module antidote protein → MNNLQDITQDRLVRPIHPGEVIADILDDLDINPSNFAEILGISNQTIQEIINGEESITVDIAIRLGKALGNGPRLWSNLQQKVDIWDALQSHKEEYEQVMTLV, encoded by the coding sequence ATGAATAATTTGCAAGATATTACTCAAGATAGATTAGTAAGACCAATACATCCTGGTGAAGTAATTGCAGATATTTTAGATGATTTAGATATTAATCCTAGCAATTTTGCAGAAATTTTAGGAATATCTAATCAAACAATTCAGGAAATTATTAATGGTGAAGAATCCATTACTGTAGATATTGCAATTCGTCTTGGTAAAGCTTTAGGTAATGGACCTAGACTTTGGTCAAATCTTCAGCAAAAAGTTGATATTTGGGATGCTTTGCAAAGTCACAAAGAAGAATATGAGCAAGTTATGACTTTGGTTTAG
- a CDS encoding XisI protein: MDTLTRYRQLIQQILQEYSDQKPAYGNIEVETIFDTERDHYQIVHVGWEGQDWVHSCIIHIDIKGSKIWLQWNGTEDDIAADLVAAGVSKQDIVLGFQSPFMRQFTEYAVS; encoded by the coding sequence ATGGATACATTAACCAGATATCGCCAGCTTATACAGCAAATATTGCAGGAATATAGTGATCAAAAACCAGCTTACGGCAATATAGAAGTTGAGACAATTTTTGATACAGAACGTGACCATTATCAAATAGTTCATGTCGGTTGGGAAGGTCAAGATTGGGTACATAGTTGTATCATTCATATTGATATTAAAGGTAGCAAAATTTGGCTGCAATGGAATGGTACAGAGGATGATATTGCTGCTGATTTAGTGGCTGCGGGAGTGAGTAAGCAGGATATTGTGTTAGGGTTTCAGTCTCCTTTTATGAGGCAATTTACAGAATATGCTGTTAGTTAA
- a CDS encoding XisH family protein: MFHGVVKIALQKDGWQVTNDPLTISVGGVNLSIDLAAEREGQKIAVEVKSFLERSSAISEFHTALGQFINYRGALRRLQPERVLYLAVPLTTYKTFFQLDFPKDMILENQLKMLVYDVEQEVIFKWIH, from the coding sequence ATTTTTCATGGAGTTGTCAAAATAGCTTTACAAAAAGATGGTTGGCAAGTTACTAATGATCCACTTACAATTAGTGTAGGAGGAGTTAATCTTTCCATTGATTTGGCCGCAGAACGGGAAGGACAAAAAATTGCAGTCGAAGTCAAAAGTTTTTTAGAAAGATCGTCTGCTATTTCCGAATTTCATACAGCATTAGGGCAATTTATTAATTATCGGGGTGCATTGAGAAGGTTACAACCGGAGCGTGTTTTATATTTAGCAGTTCCTTTAACGACTTACAAAACATTTTTTCAACTTGATTTTCCCAAAGATATGATATTAGAGAATCAGTTAAAAATGCTTGTTTATGATGTAGAGCAAGAGGTAATTTTTAAATGGATACATTAA
- a CDS encoding BrnT family toxin yields MRYNFDWNPAKEKQNIRKHQINFRLASTVFRDQYQLSLYDEEHSDYEDRWITIGLDETGILRVVIHTFEQTDEDSCLIRIISVRKATFNEQQYYQGRKL; encoded by the coding sequence TTGCGTTATAATTTTGATTGGAATCCAGCAAAAGAAAAACAGAATATTCGTAAACATCAAATCAATTTTCGTTTAGCATCAACTGTTTTTCGTGATCAATATCAATTAAGTTTATATGATGAAGAACATAGTGATTATGAAGACAGATGGATTACTATAGGTTTAGATGAAACGGGTATTTTAAGGGTTGTTATTCATACTTTTGAACAAACAGATGAAGACTCGTGTTTGATTCGTATTATTTCAGTACGGAAAGCAACTTTTAATGAACAGCAGTATTATCAAGGAAGAAAGCTATGA
- a CDS encoding type II toxin-antitoxin system Phd/YefM family antitoxin, which yields MFSLSDIHPLSEFQRGAKMFLDKLKETQSPIVLTVNGKAAAVVQDAESYQKLIDRLELLESVAKIRQSINEFEQGEGMPLNQAFAEFKET from the coding sequence ATGTTTAGCCTAAGCGATATTCACCCCTTATCAGAATTTCAGCGCGGAGCAAAGATGTTTCTGGATAAGTTAAAAGAAACTCAATCTCCCATTGTGTTGACTGTGAATGGTAAAGCTGCTGCTGTGGTTCAGGATGCTGAAAGTTATCAAAAACTTATTGATAGACTGGAATTATTAGAATCTGTTGCTAAGATACGTCAAAGTATAAATGAGTTTGAACAAGGTGAGGGTATGCCTTTAAATCAAGCATTTGCAGAATTTAAGGAAACATAA
- a CDS encoding type II toxin-antitoxin system ParD family antitoxin yields MNVSFPIPKELESYLEVQLQSGNYDTVADYFLMLLQQDQRRKDAQAKLASLLQEGLESEAEPVTPEYWQDLRRSIFGKAQ; encoded by the coding sequence ATGAATGTGAGTTTTCCGATACCAAAAGAACTTGAGTCTTATCTTGAGGTTCAGCTTCAATCTGGCAATTATGATACTGTAGCGGACTATTTTTTGATGTTGTTGCAGCAAGATCAACGGCGTAAGGATGCTCAAGCAAAATTAGCTAGTTTGTTGCAAGAAGGTTTGGAATCAGAAGCAGAACCTGTAACTCCTGAATATTGGCAGGATTTGCGCCGATCAATCTTTGGTAAGGCGCAGTAG
- a CDS encoding type II toxin-antitoxin system RelE/ParE family toxin, with amino-acid sequence MAFQVIVRNRATQDIRQQANYILVNGNRELGEKFLEFVEYAFTQLAITPNMGKVVSSLSDMGTIRQWRIKNFKDYLIFYKVQEKVEVLRVLHGARDLEDLLPFLDEEV; translated from the coding sequence ATGGCTTTCCAGGTAATTGTTCGCAATCGTGCTACTCAAGATATCAGACAACAAGCAAATTATATTTTGGTGAATGGTAATCGGGAATTAGGGGAGAAGTTTTTGGAGTTTGTTGAGTATGCTTTTACTCAATTGGCGATAACTCCCAATATGGGTAAGGTTGTGTCGTCTTTGTCGGATATGGGAACAATTCGTCAGTGGCGGATTAAGAATTTTAAGGACTATTTGATTTTTTATAAAGTTCAAGAGAAAGTGGAGGTTCTACGGGTTTTGCATGGAGCGAGAGATTTAGAGGATCTCTTGCCATTCTTAGATGAGGAAGTTTAA
- a CDS encoding PIN domain-containing protein, whose translation MEWLNKLQGKIIGLDTAPLIYFIEENPIYLEVTDAFFTAMYRGEFSVVTSVLTISEVLVYPLRAGNTILAQQYRDILFNSQGLTTIEVLPDIAENAAKLRADYNLRTPDAIQMATAVYGGASFFLTNDIRLPSLPGLTVLVLNQLMS comes from the coding sequence ATGGAATGGCTAAACAAATTACAAGGTAAAATTATAGGTTTAGATACTGCACCGCTAATTTATTTTATAGAAGAAAATCCTATTTATTTAGAAGTTACAGATGCTTTTTTTACAGCCATGTATAGAGGTGAGTTTAGTGTTGTCACGTCGGTTTTAACTATATCAGAAGTTTTAGTTTATCCTTTACGTGCAGGAAATACGATATTAGCTCAACAATATCGTGATATTCTTTTCAATTCTCAAGGTTTAACAACTATTGAAGTTTTACCAGATATTGCTGAAAATGCAGCTAAATTAAGAGCAGATTACAATTTAAGAACACCAGATGCTATTCAAATGGCTACTGCTGTTTATGGTGGTGCGTCTTTTTTCTTGACAAATGATATACGTTTACCTTCTTTACCAGGGTTAACAGTGTTGGTTTTAAATCAGTTGATGAGTTAA
- a CDS encoding type II toxin-antitoxin system HicB family antitoxin has translation MTLRYEINLYWSEEDQSFIAEVPDLPGCAADGETYQEALQNIEIIMQEWIETAQELGRKIPEPTQRLMSA, from the coding sequence ATGACTCTGCGCTATGAAATTAATCTCTATTGGAGTGAAGAAGACCAATCATTTATCGCAGAAGTTCCAGATTTACCGGGATGTGCTGCTGATGGAGAAACTTATCAAGAAGCACTGCAAAATATAGAAATTATTATGCAGGAATGGATAGAAACTGCTCAAGAGTTAGGTCGAAAAATTCCTGAACCTACACAGCGGTTAATGTCTGCTTAA
- a CDS encoding type II toxin-antitoxin system HicA family toxin yields MSQQDKLLAKILSGASDTNISFEQLCQLLIRLGFDERIRGSHHIFTKEGVEEILNLQPKQGKAKAYQVKQVREMLLKYQLGG; encoded by the coding sequence GTGAGTCAACAAGACAAGCTATTAGCTAAAATTCTATCAGGCGCATCTGACACAAATATATCCTTTGAGCAATTGTGTCAACTCTTAATCAGATTAGGATTTGATGAAAGAATTCGTGGTAGTCACCACATTTTTACAAAAGAAGGAGTTGAAGAAATCTTGAACCTTCAACCCAAACAAGGAAAAGCCAAAGCATATCAAGTTAAACAAGTCCGTGAAATGTTACTTAAATATCAGCTAGGAGGTTAA